GCTCGCCGCACCACCGATAAAGCGGGAATAGCTCAGTGGTAGAGCATCGCCTTGCCAAGGCGAGGGTCGGGAGTTCGAATCTCCTTTCCCGCTCCAATCGGTCACCTGCAATCGGCCAAGGCTCGCGTCAGGAGCTGGGGCGCCAGCCCGGTCGAATCTCCTTCCCGTTCCAATCGGAACCTGCCCCCTATTTACTTCGATGTAGTCTGCCGTTGTGCAGGCCGTTCTGCGTGCCCGGCCCGCAGGAAATCGCCCATGGCTTGAACTCTGGCGGCCTCGTCCCCATATCGTCATGCCTTTGCGGCATGCCCGCACCGAACCCCGAACCGTTCCAAGGATTGCGCATGGCCGAACCGGCTCTGTCCATCCGTGGCCTGACCAAGGTCTACGGCAATGGCTTCCAGGCCCTCAAGGGCATCGATCTCGACGTCGCCGAAGGGGACTTCTTCGCGCTGCTGGGCCCCAACGGCGCCGGCAAGTCCACCACCCTGGGGGTGGTGTCGTCGCTGGTGCAGAAGAGCGCCGGTCGGGTGTCGATCTTCGGCATCGATATCGACCAGGATTTCGCCCGCGCCAAGTACCACCTCGGCGTGGTGCCCCAGGAGTTCAACTTCAACCAGTTCGAGAGGGTCATCGACATCGTGCTGGCCCAGGCCGGCTACTACGGCATGTCGCGTCGCGAGGCGCTGCCCCGTGCCGAGGAGCTGCTGCGTGACCTGGGGCTCTGGGACAAGCGCAATGGCAGTGCGCGGATGCTTTCAGGCGGCATGAAGCGCCGGCTGATGATCGCCCGGGCGCTGATGCACCGGCCGAAGTTGCTGATCCTCGATGAGCCCACCGCGGGTGTGGACATCGAGTTGCGTCGCAGCATGTGGGAGTACATGCGGCGCATCAACCGTGAGGAGGGCACCACCATCATCCTCACTACCCACTATCTGGAGGAGGCGGAGAGCCTGTGTCGCAACGTGGCGATCATCAACCATGGCGAGATCATCCGTAACACCAGCGTGCGCGACCTGCTGATGGAGCTGGACACCGAGACCTTCCTGCTCGACCTGGCCCACCCGCTGGAGGAAGTACCGGTGGTGTCGGGCTTCGAGGTCAACCAGTCGGAGCCCGCCCAGCTCAGTGTGGCGGTGCAGCGTGGCCAGCGCCTCAATGATATCTTCGAGGTGCTCTCTGCCCGGGGCATCCAGGTGGTCTCCATGCGCAACCGCGCCAACCGCCTGGAGGAGATGTTCGTCAGCATGGTGGAGCAGGGCAACGAGGCCCTGGACCGGGCCGCCG
The Halomonas sp. H10-9-1 DNA segment above includes these coding regions:
- a CDS encoding ABC transporter ATP-binding protein; translated protein: MAEPALSIRGLTKVYGNGFQALKGIDLDVAEGDFFALLGPNGAGKSTTLGVVSSLVQKSAGRVSIFGIDIDQDFARAKYHLGVVPQEFNFNQFERVIDIVLAQAGYYGMSRREALPRAEELLRDLGLWDKRNGSARMLSGGMKRRLMIARALMHRPKLLILDEPTAGVDIELRRSMWEYMRRINREEGTTIILTTHYLEEAESLCRNVAIINHGEIIRNTSVRDLLMELDTETFLLDLAHPLEEVPVVSGFEVNQSEPAQLSVAVQRGQRLNDIFEVLSARGIQVVSMRNRANRLEEMFVSMVEQGNEALDRAAEAGKDKEARA